A genomic segment from Gossypium hirsutum isolate 1008001.06 chromosome D04, Gossypium_hirsutum_v2.1, whole genome shotgun sequence encodes:
- the LOC107942781 gene encoding 12S seed storage protein CRD isoform X1 translates to MYIYIVFVIYIVIPFICRSKEKVQVKKMDMDLSPKFPATFVETEDGGYYNWAAADSPVLREAKVAAGKLVLKPRGFALPHYADCSKVGYVLEGKCGVGLTTTASNTKEKMAFIGIKKGDIIPVPCASVSCWYNYGDSDVVIVFLADATNAYVAGEITYFLLTGPLGHLHAFSLESIAKTYQISPQKAQKLTSNQKGLLLIKLNQEQAETIPKPNEELLNIYTQNINGSLPDVEVNNGGNFTTLKPSKFPFLEQVGLNVSRLVLETNATRAPWYASDPQVVYVVKGSGEVQIVGLQGKLVLNTKVETGQLFVVPKLFMVAISADENGLELISIVTSTRAIMGEMGSKNSVFNTSPSILQVSLNVSSELNQQFIEIMETGTIIVTPVNLY, encoded by the exons atgtatatatatattgtgtttGTAATATACATAGTAATACCATTTATTTGCAGGAGTAAGGAGAAGGTACAAGTCAAGAAAATGGATATGGACTTATCTCCCAAGTTTCCGGCGACGTTCGTGGAGACAGAAGATGGCGGATACTATAATTGGGCAGCTGCCGATTCTCCGGTGCTCCGCGAGGCCAAAGTTGCAGCTGGTAAGCTTGTGTTGAAGCCTCGAGGCTTTGCTCTTCCACACTATGCGGATTGCTCCAAAGTAGGTTATGTTCTTGAAG GTAAATGTGGAGTTGGATTGACAACAACAGCTTCCAACACAAAAGAAAAAATGGCATTCATAGGTATTAAAAAAGGGGACATAATACCAGTCCCTTGTGCATCAGTTTCATGTTGGTACAATTATGGTGATTCAGACGTGGTCATAGTGTTCTTGGCCGATGCAACCAATGCCTATGTTGCTGGCGAAATCACCTATTTCTTGTTAACAGGACCTCTGGGTCATTTACATGCTTTCTCACTTGAATCCAttgccaaaacttaccaaatctcTCCACAAAAAGCTCAAAAACTTACAAGTAACCAAAAGGGCCTTCTGCTCATCAAGCTTAACCAAGAACAAGCCGAAACCATCCCAAAACCTAACGAGGAGTTACTAAATATTTACACCCAAAACATCAATGGTTCATTACCTGATGTTGAAGTTAACAATGGTGGCAATTTTACTACTTTAAAACCCAGTAAATTTCCCTTTCTTGAACAAGTGGGGCTTAATGTTAGTCGCTTGGTACTTGAAACTAATGCCACTAGGGCACCATGGTATGCATCGGATCCACAAGTAGTGTATGTTGTGAAAGGAAGTGGTGAAGTACAAATTGTGGGTCTTCAAGGCAAGcttgtgttgaacactaaagtTGAGACCGGCCAATTGTTTGTGGTGCCAAAATTGTTCATGGTTGCCATTTCTGCTGATGAAAATGGCTTGGAACTGATCTCAATCGTAACATCTACTAG AGCTATAATGGGAGAAATGGGGAGTAAAAATTCGGTTTTCAATACAAGTCCTTCAATTCTGCAAGTGAGCCTTAATGTGAGCTCAGAGCTAAATCAACAATTCATTGAGATTATGGAAACTGGCACCATTATTGTTACCCCAGTGAACTTGTACTAG
- the LOC107942781 gene encoding 12S seed storage protein CRD isoform X2 — MDMDLSPKFPATFVETEDGGYYNWAAADSPVLREAKVAAGKLVLKPRGFALPHYADCSKVGYVLEGKCGVGLTTTASNTKEKMAFIGIKKGDIIPVPCASVSCWYNYGDSDVVIVFLADATNAYVAGEITYFLLTGPLGHLHAFSLESIAKTYQISPQKAQKLTSNQKGLLLIKLNQEQAETIPKPNEELLNIYTQNINGSLPDVEVNNGGNFTTLKPSKFPFLEQVGLNVSRLVLETNATRAPWYASDPQVVYVVKGSGEVQIVGLQGKLVLNTKVETGQLFVVPKLFMVAISADENGLELISIVTSTRAIMGEMGSKNSVFNTSPSILQVSLNVSSELNQQFIEIMETGTIIVTPVNLY, encoded by the exons ATGGATATGGACTTATCTCCCAAGTTTCCGGCGACGTTCGTGGAGACAGAAGATGGCGGATACTATAATTGGGCAGCTGCCGATTCTCCGGTGCTCCGCGAGGCCAAAGTTGCAGCTGGTAAGCTTGTGTTGAAGCCTCGAGGCTTTGCTCTTCCACACTATGCGGATTGCTCCAAAGTAGGTTATGTTCTTGAAG GTAAATGTGGAGTTGGATTGACAACAACAGCTTCCAACACAAAAGAAAAAATGGCATTCATAGGTATTAAAAAAGGGGACATAATACCAGTCCCTTGTGCATCAGTTTCATGTTGGTACAATTATGGTGATTCAGACGTGGTCATAGTGTTCTTGGCCGATGCAACCAATGCCTATGTTGCTGGCGAAATCACCTATTTCTTGTTAACAGGACCTCTGGGTCATTTACATGCTTTCTCACTTGAATCCAttgccaaaacttaccaaatctcTCCACAAAAAGCTCAAAAACTTACAAGTAACCAAAAGGGCCTTCTGCTCATCAAGCTTAACCAAGAACAAGCCGAAACCATCCCAAAACCTAACGAGGAGTTACTAAATATTTACACCCAAAACATCAATGGTTCATTACCTGATGTTGAAGTTAACAATGGTGGCAATTTTACTACTTTAAAACCCAGTAAATTTCCCTTTCTTGAACAAGTGGGGCTTAATGTTAGTCGCTTGGTACTTGAAACTAATGCCACTAGGGCACCATGGTATGCATCGGATCCACAAGTAGTGTATGTTGTGAAAGGAAGTGGTGAAGTACAAATTGTGGGTCTTCAAGGCAAGcttgtgttgaacactaaagtTGAGACCGGCCAATTGTTTGTGGTGCCAAAATTGTTCATGGTTGCCATTTCTGCTGATGAAAATGGCTTGGAACTGATCTCAATCGTAACATCTACTAG AGCTATAATGGGAGAAATGGGGAGTAAAAATTCGGTTTTCAATACAAGTCCTTCAATTCTGCAAGTGAGCCTTAATGTGAGCTCAGAGCTAAATCAACAATTCATTGAGATTATGGAAACTGGCACCATTATTGTTACCCCAGTGAACTTGTACTAG